The Candidatus Rokuibacteriota bacterium genomic sequence AGGCGGAGAGCTCCGACCGGATCGCAGGGTACCGGGCGTTCCGCACCAAGCTCGAGGTCGCCCGGTGGGTCAAGGTCGAGGGGCTGCCGCTGACCCTCAACGTCGTCCTTCACCGCAGCAACCTGGACCGGGTGGACGAGGTCGTGGCCCTGGCCGAGCGCCTCAGTGCCGACCGCCTGGAGCTCGCGAACACCCAGTACCACGGCTGGGCGTTCAAGAACCGCGACCAGCTGCTCCCGACCGTTGCCCAGCTCGAGCGGGCGCGCGAGGTGGCTGCGGCGGCCAGGGCGCGGCTTCAGGGGCGGATGGAGATCGCCTACGTCACACCCGATTACTATTCGGAGTGGCCGAAGGCGTGCATGGACGGGTGGGGGAGGCGGTTCATCAACATCGTGCCCGACGGCCTGGTCCTTCCGTGCCACGCGGCCCACACGATCGCTGGCCTGACATTCGAGAACGCCCGGGAGCGTCCGCTGGAGGAGATCTGGCACCGTTCGCCCAGCTTCAACCTCTTCCGCGGAGAGGGATGGATGCCAGAGCCGTGCCGGAGCTGCCCCCGCCGGAGCATCGACTTCGGCGGGTGCCGGTGCCAGGCGTTCCACCTGACCGGTACCGCCGCCGCGACCGATCCCGCATGCGTGCTCTCTCCCGACCACCACCTGATCGAGGCGGCGCGCGCGCGGGCCGCCGAATCCGGGGACCGGCCCGCGTTCGTCTACCGGGGCCCCGTCCCTTCGGCGCGACCGACGGGGTCGTGAGGCGCGCCGCCCTCGCGTCCTGGGGGCTCCGCATGGACTCCGCCTTCTTCATCCTCCTGGGACTGGTGATCGTGGCGGCGGCGATTGCGTCGTTCAAAGATCCTGTCCTTCCGCTTCGGGGACTGGCTGCGAGCGGGAAGCTCCTGCGGAACGTCTGGGTGGAGCTCGGCTTCGGCTTCCTCCTGGCCGGCCTCCTGGAGGTGTTGATTCCCCAGCCGACGCTCTCCAGGTGGCTCGGTCAGGGAAGCGCGGGGCAGGGACTCCTCGCCGGATGGGCGGCCGGTCTGCTGATCCCGGGTGGGCCGTACGTGGTCTTCCCCATTGCGGCGAACCTTTACCGGAACGGTGCCGCGGCGGGACCGTTGATCACTCTCATCAGCGCCAAGATGCTCGTCAGCCCCATCCGGACTCTGACCTACGAACTGCCGCTCCTCGGCTGGCCGCTGACCCTGGCCCGGCTGCTCCCGGCCCTCGTCCTGCCGCCGCTCCTCGGGCTCCTCGGCCACTGGCTCTTCGGGCTCTTCAAGAGCGACTGAAGGTGCCCGCGTCGGCCTTGACACCGGATGACCGTTGTCTTTAGGATGGCGCCGCTTCGGGAAGGGAGGTGGTGACGATGGCGTGGGAGACGCCGGCCTTTGAGGAGATCAGGATGGATGCGGAGATCAACGCCTACGAGGGCGACTTCAGCGTGGTCTGAGAAGGGGGACACCATGTTGGACCGGCATCGTGCATCGAATGGTCAGTCGTATTTCACTCAGTACACCGCTGCGATCGGCGTGTTTCTGGCTCTGCTCCTCGTCGCATCACCGCTCATGGCCCAGCAGCAGCCACCGCCGCCCTGGGCCCAGGGCCGGCCGCCCGAGCTGGCGACTTCGCCGCTCGCACCGCACGCTCAACCGCCGGCCCCGAAGCCGGGCAAAGACCTGCCCATCGACAAGATCAAGCTGCCGCCAGGGTTCAGGATCAGCGTCTGGGCCGACATGATCCCCAACGCGCGGGCGATGACGCTCGGCAGCAAGGGGACGCTGTTCGTGTCGAGCCGCGTGGCAGGCAACGTCTACGCGGTGGTGGACAAGGCGGGCAAGCGGGAGGTCAAGGTCATCGCCAAGGGCCTCACGCAGCCCAACGGCGTGGCCTTCCGGGACGGCACCCTCTACGTCGCCGCGATCTCCCGCATCATCAAGT encodes the following:
- a CDS encoding permease; this encodes MRRAALASWGLRMDSAFFILLGLVIVAAAIASFKDPVLPLRGLAASGKLLRNVWVELGFGFLLAGLLEVLIPQPTLSRWLGQGSAGQGLLAGWAAGLLIPGGPYVVFPIAANLYRNGAAAGPLITLISAKMLVSPIRTLTYELPLLGWPLTLARLLPALVLPPLLGLLGHWLFGLFKSD
- the pqqA gene encoding pyrroloquinoline quinone precursor peptide PqqA gives rise to the protein MTMAWETPAFEEIRMDAEINAYEGDFSVV
- the pqqE gene encoding pyrroloquinoline quinone biosynthesis protein PqqE gives rise to the protein MNAVEYRPYTLIAELTYRCPLRCVYCYNPVEYSRHSNELTTEEWLRVFREAEALGVVQLHLTGGEPLARRDVELLVRGAAEVGLYTNLITSGIPLTRDRLRELRDAGLDNVQLSVQDVEAESSDRIAGYRAFRTKLEVARWVKVEGLPLTLNVVLHRSNLDRVDEVVALAERLSADRLELANTQYHGWAFKNRDQLLPTVAQLERAREVAAAARARLQGRMEIAYVTPDYYSEWPKACMDGWGRRFINIVPDGLVLPCHAAHTIAGLTFENARERPLEEIWHRSPSFNLFRGEGWMPEPCRSCPRRSIDFGGCRCQAFHLTGTAAATDPACVLSPDHHLIEAARARAAESGDRPAFVYRGPVPSARPTGS